Within Ascochyta rabiei chromosome 4, complete sequence, the genomic segment TCGGGAACATACAATCTGCTTCGACGAGAGCGTAGTGAACTACGGGATCGGTGATAAGCCAGCTGTAGTCGTGAGCTGCGATGAACATGGTGGCAACGAGTTGTAAAGTTCAAACGTGAGGCAAGCAAGCTAGCAAAGGGCAGGATGGAAAGTGAGTATGCAAGTTACTGTTTGTTTTGTTGTGGTCGCGCGTTTGCACGTTAATCGATTGAACTTGGCGGAAAAACCGACAGGGCGAGGGCTTGCGGATTTGAGGTGGAGGAGCATATCTGTGTGGTGGAGGGCCGACAATGCAGCGAACGATGACCAACCCAAGTGGTCGCTGGTCTAAACATAGCGAAATGGAACAAAGACTACACGTAACATCTTCAAAGCCTTTAGTAGTgaagtagcaggtctatatgCCTAGCTACAACCTATACGAATTCCCCTATcataactagctatactgACCCCCTATACCTAGACGAAATCaactaagcaacagcttaaacACCCTAGTAGTCTATTACTAGCAATAGTGATAGACAAACAAACTCTTTACaacaagaacaacaacaacaacaacaacaacaacaacaacaacaacaacaacaacaacaacaacaacaacaacaacaacaacaacaacaacaacaacaacaacaacaacaacaacaacaacaacaacaacaacaacaacaacaacaacaacaacaacaacaacaacaatacaAAGACTGTCTACTGCAATAGCAATAGCTAGCAATagacaacaaacaacaaacgctagaactacctacttgtAGGATAGTTCTACACAACCCTAATTTAACAGGGCAACggctcttcttaacaacCTAGGGCACAGGCCCTCACTATTAGACTACGAGCACACATTTACTACCCCTTTAAAcaaacacactccttaaattactagagcagcttaactgctcttgtcttatatagtcttagactcacacaggacgttaaactcatcaatcaatcaatcaatcaatcatTCAAAGCCTTTAGGAACAATGAGGTGACAGTGCCCAGGATAGCTGACAAGAAATGCACCCTGCGTTAGTATTATGCCAGAGCAGAACGTGGGCACCCATCACAAGATGAGTGCAAAAATACGTGACACGAAAGACACAAGGATGTATCAAAAGAGCACAAAACGTGACCTCATGACAGAGGAGACGAAAATGACAGCGGTATTTTTCATTTAGTCCTTGCGCAAACCAACTATGATGGCGCTTGAACTCTAAAGCTATACGGCTGGACCATGCGGGCAGAGCGATGCTATGTACAGCATCGTGGACAGCCAAATTCCTTACGATCAGGTGAAAGAAAACGAACTAGACCAGTGTTCCATGAACTGATTCGGATAGCTAATTTCGATTTCCCCAAAGCAGCGTCTGTTGGACATCGAGAGTGCTCAAACTGACTCCTCGAGTTCCTCGCTGGCTGTGCTGTCAAGGACGGCATCGACCTCATCTTCAAGCAGCTCCAACTTGACCTTGGTCTTGCGGTCAGTGGCCTTCATGGCTTTGGCGACGCGACCGGTCTTGACGGCTGGATTATGAATCAGTATGCAAGTATGTATTTAAGACAGCATACGACTTACGAGTCTTGGCTGGGCTCTCGATGGTCTTGTACTTGGACCTGGAGGGCACCACGGCCGCGCTGGGACGTCCAGCCGCTTCTACCTTCAGTTTGGCTGCCAACTTCTTGACCTTGCGAAGCTGGCATTCGACGGCATCGTAGGTCGCGCCCTGGCCAAAGAGACGTGCTACCTCGTTCATGTTAAGCTAATGTGTGTTAGTAAATGTCTACAGGTAAAAGCGGGCGCAAGTAGAGCGTACGTGGGTTGAAGCAGCAATAACTGCGGCAAGGAGGCGGTCCTTCGCGTCTGACTCTTTCCAATTGATAGCCATTTGTACAGGATGAGTGTGATATTGTGCTATGAAATGTCAGCAAGGGTCTTGATGCGGTGGATGTTGCACGGTCATGCAGGACTGAGAGCGGATCCATCTGTGCAGGCTGACGAGAATGCAGCTTGACAGCAAGCAAGAATGGTTTGGGAAGCCAGTGTGGCAGAGTGTGAGGCGACAGACAAGCTCTTGCGCTCAAACTCAGCTTCCGTGTTGGGAGCAGTGTACTTACAGAAGTGTAGACAGGTGCAAGCTGAGTTCGTTGGACCTAAACGGAGATCTTGGCTTATGCTTGAGGTTGTGCGCAACGGAAAGAAGCAGCGTTGAGGATTCAGTGAGAAGTACTGTGATTCCGGGTGGGGGGACGGCGGTGAAGGCGGCATTTTGAAGTGGAGACTGCCAGCTGCGCGGCGCGTGAAGTGAAGGTGAGCGCGTTGAGCGATTCAACTACAGCCTGCCACAGCCCAGCCCAGAGGTCTTCCTGTGCTTTTGCTGTCCGCATATTGCCGCAAGCTTCAGTAGACTGTCATCCTTTGCTTTGCATGATATGGAACAGACCGACCGGTGTCTGCTGCTTTTCATATTCTTGGGTATATTATAGCCTCCAAAGTCCACGCTCATACCTtcagcttcttcttatcCTTCCCGCCATCCCACTCTCGCTTCCCTTTTGCATCGGCCTTGTGTCGCTTTGCTTCTTCTAGCGGATCGATCACAAGTAGTTCCTCCTCGTTCTTCCTCTTCCACTCCAGGTCTTTCCCTAGCCTGTCCTTTGCGAAGCTCAGGGAATGTGACATCCATCCGGCGTCATCATCTgactcttcctcctcctccttatcCCATGCTTTACATGACTGACATCCTGCAATAAAGTGCAGATCGCAGATTGCCTCGTCCTCCTCATCCACCTTGCGTCCATTGGTAGCGCCGTCTTTCATCTCAACGTCCTCTGACGCCACAGTTAACTTGTCCTTCGGTGCCGCCGCAGGCTCTGTCGCTTCTAGCTTCGACTTGAATTTCGACAAAATATCGAGTGTAGCTTGTTCCTGAGCAGCATTGCCACCAGCGCCGCGCTTCCGCCCACGAGTTGTGGATGTTGGGACCATAGACTCTAGCAACGATTTCTTCTTTGTCTGCTCTGCGTGTTGCGGGCCGGTATTGCGCTTCATTGAGGCTTTGAGCTCGGCAATTTGTGCATTGACGCGGTCCATCTTTGACTTTTTCTCTGACTCTGGTGATAGCTCTCGTGGCGGCGAGCGCGCCTTTTCCCGAGGTGGCGATCTTGGCGCTGTTTTTGCTGGTTTGGGAGATGGTGTTCTTGACGGTGATTTTCGAGAAGGCTTGCGAATGGGTATGGCTTTTGACTCGGGAACTCTCGTCTTGGGTGGGTCGCTTGAAGCCGCAGCCTGTTCCTCCCCAGCACTGACCAGTTTGGTGTTGAACTTGGCCTTCTTCAACACAGGCGCTGTATCCTCTCCTTCCTCTCCACCGAAGCTCAGCACGTTCTTTCCAGCCTTCCTCTTCGGCTTCTTGATCTTCTTAGCTTCAGGCCCCGTCCGCTGCGCTACCCTCTCCCGCTTGACCATGTCTTCGAATGGGTTGAGGATGATCTCAGACCCTGTGACCTTGGTTGGGTACATCGGCCGATCCTCACTACCCTCCGCGATCTCTGCCTCGGCCATCTTCATAAGGTTGTAGATGGTATCTCCCGCAATCCTGCCGAACATGGTGTTCTTGTCTTGCAACTCTGGCGTTGCAGCCAGGGTGAAAAAGAACTGACTGCCATTGTCGTCCTTCTTGCCGGTGTTTGCCATTCCCAGCAAACCTCGCCGTGTGTACTTCAACCGACTATGCATCTCATCTTGAAACGGTTCGCCATCAAAGCTGCTCTCTCCGCCCTGACCGGTACCGGTTGGGTCTCCTCCTTGTATGATGAAGCCCTTCACCAGGCGGTGGAACACGGTATTGTCATAGTAGCCGTCGAGACATAGCTGTAGAAAGTTGCGCGAGGTGATGGGCGTTTGCTTCGCGAAAAGTTCGATCTCAAGATCGCCGCGAGTGGTATGGAGGAGAACTTTCGCGGTCGGATTCGGCTCAAGGTTGTAGGTCGCGCTCATATTGCTTAAACGTTTGCGTATTTGACAGTATTTTGCGGATGCATTGACCGCGAACTTTCGCGTGGTGTTGTACATTCTGCCACTGTTCACCGCTTCAACCAGTCCGCTACACCGTTTCCAGTCCAAGCGCACAAAATGCTAGCGTGACGACGTCACAGGCTGCTGCCACCTTTACCGTGCCAGGAACCGTCGATATCATTCGTACATCAAACTCAGCTGAACATGTGGATGGCCTTGAGATCATCAACTCCTAATTGCTCTCAGAAAACCTTCTCTCTCATCTCATCTTGCGCCGCTGAGCAAAATCCTTTACAACACTCAATCGGCGAAGATGTTGCCATACATCAATGCGCGTACGTTCCAAACATGCCTCGCAACAACGGTACTGACTAACAATATCACGCAGCCTTCGAATATATTGGCAGCTCACTCGGGACGTCAGCAGACGAGCGTAAGCGTACCTCCAGCCTTGCCCTATCGTACGCTAATA encodes:
- a CDS encoding Peptidylprolyl isomerase; this translates as MSATYNLEPNPTAKVLLHTTRGDLEIELFAKQTPITSRNFLQLCLDGYYDNTVFHRLVKGFIIQGGDPTGTGQGGESSFDGEPFQDEMHSRLKYTRRGLLGMANTGKKDDNGSQFFFTLAATPELQDKNTMFGRIAGDTIYNLMKMAEAEIAEGSEDRPMYPTKVTGSEIILNPFEDMVKRERVAQRTGPEAKKIKKPKRKAGKNVLSFGGEEGEDTAPVLKKAKFNTKLVSAGEEQAAASSDPPKTRVPESKAIPIRKPSRKSPSRTPSPKPAKTAPRSPPREKARSPPRELSPESEKKSKMDRVNAQIAELKASMKRNTGPQHAEQTKKKSLLESMVPTSTTRGRKRGAGGNAAQEQATLDILSKFKSKLEATEPAAAPKDKLTVASEDVEMKDGATNGRKVDEEDEAICDLHFIAGCQSCKAWDKEEEEESDDDAGWMSHSLSFAKDRLGKDLEWKRKNEEELLVIDPLEEAKRHKADAKGKREWDGGKDKKKLKV